The genome window AAAGTCTTCACATATAACAAACCAAATCTTATCAAGGATAATAGCCGTAGATTGTGGTAATATTGACAATCAAAGTAAATTAACTGTAATAAAAGACATTATTACGTTAGTTGATGTCAATAAATAGATCTAAATTATTATATTAAATAATTTTTTTATTTTGAGCATTTTGCAACCAATCAGGAAATTCATTCAAAAGTTTTTCATATAGTTCGGTGTTTGAAATGCTATGAATGTTATCTAATGCAAAAAAATTACAATTATCAACTAATCTTCCTTTCATTGTATCAAAACGTTCTAAAATACCATAATTTGACCCACCTAAACCAACAAATTGCCAAAATATTGGATATTTAGATGATTCTACTATTATTCTTTCTATTTCGTTATCATAACCTACACCTCCATCGCTTATAAAAATTACATAAGATGGTAACTTAGAATTTTTATATGTTTCTACAATTTCTTTCATTACTACAGGCTCATTGTTATAAGAAGCGTTAAGTTTACGCATCCATTGCCCCCATCCTCCCCATTCTTTATTTACATATTTCTTAACATTTTTAGTAGTAACGGATGTTAATTTTTTTTTCTTTTCTGCAAAAGCCCATGTTTCTAATTCTCCATCGTCATCAAAATGAACTGATAACGGGACTATTTTATCAAGAACCAATTGTAAATCACCTCTTGAATATTGGGTAGACATAGAACCAGAAGCATCAAGAACTAAAGCTACTTTTGCTGTAGTATCAAGAAGTTTTTTCTTTTCTAATGATACAGTTAATATTTTAGCTAAACTAACCAAATGAGGAGCCTCTTTTTCTAATCTTTTTTCAAGAGATACTTTTTTATTTATCTTAATGTCTTCAGTAGAAGGCTTAGATGATGGCATAGTAGATGTTGTTTTAATTGACTGAGGCTGATGTGAAGGAGTAGTTATTTCCTCTCCTCCGAAATGTTTTAATAATGCACTTAATCCACCGTTGAAACCCTGTCCTACAGCCGAAAATCTCCATACATCTTTTAAATAAATTTCTCCGACAATAATTGCTTTTTCATTCTGAAAGTCAGTTCCTAAAAAGGAAAAACGCATCACTTCATTTGATTTTTCAATTAATCGTAAATATCCATTATTTATTTGAGACATGACTCCATTTCCATCAATAGTGATAACAAAAACTAATTTATTAATAAATGAAGGCAATTTTGATAAATCGATTTGAATTTGTTCATTGTCTCCAGCTACAGCTCCTAAGCTTTTTATTGAACCGCAAGGAGATGATTTTTGATTATAAAAAATAAAATATCTGTCATCTGAAAGCTTATTTTGAGTATCTATTCCAAAACATGAGATATCTAATGTAACACTTACTGGAGCATTAACAAAAATTCCTACTTGTATTAAGTTTGCTTTCGTTATATCTGATAATTTTATTTTTTGACCTCTGACAAAATTTAACATTTTTACCTCTTTATAAAACTTGATTATCAAAAACTTAGTATTTTACAAAAATTATTTACAAAAAATTAAAAATTATTTACAATTATATTAATTCTTGTGCATATATCAATATATAAAAAAACCAGCTCAAAATGGTAGCGAATTACTATTTCTCGACCCCTTAGGATAGTTAAATGAAAGATAACATATTTCTTACACTTATAGCAGGCGCTGCTGCATCAGTTATTTTATGGTATTTATATGGATTTATTAGAGGTTTGTTTGGCTTTTAAACACACATCGAAAAAGTCATAATATAATGGGTAAAAATCCTATGGGATTTACCCTTTTAATTATACTCATCGACATAATAGTCAAATAAAAGGAGCATTTATGAAAGTTCTTAAACTTTTAATTATCTTCTTGTTTTTTATTATATATCAAGGAGAAGCTAACGACTCAACAACACAAAATCAGATCCCTCAAAATCAGATCCCAAGAATAGAAAGAATGACACCTAATAACTATGCAGAAGAAGTTTATCGTATAGGTTATAATCATGGTGTTCAAACTCGTGAAACATTAAAAGAAGTACAAAATGAGATTAAAAACATATATAACAATTATAATAAAGATAATAAAGATAATAAAGATAATAAAGATAAATAACTAAATTTGGCATCCTTCATATTGCATTAAAAGTAAAATTGAAGGATGCCCTAAATTTAAAAAAGGAAATTTAATGTTTGATTTTTTTTCAGATACTTTTATTATGAATAGAAATTTAATATATCACTTTAATAATATGTTGATATTAATTGTTATATCGGTTTTTGCTTCATCTATTAATATTTATAAAATGCAAAATATAAATTCAAAATTACGTTTAATTGTAATTAATAGTTTAAAAGGTTTTGGTATATTAATAGCGATTTATTTATTAATAATATATATTTTTATAGCGTAGATCGGAAAACATTTTTGAAATAATAATAAAACATCCTACAAATCAATATATTGAGCTCATAATTATTATGTAGTAAAATTGAACAAAATAATAATTAAATTAGCGCCCTTCGGACAAGCTTTTAGTATGTATCGTAAAACATCAATATTTAATGGTATGTAACTCGACATACCATTAAAATCAATGCTTTTCAACTAACTTTTGGATTTTATAATAAAAAAATGGGATTTCCTATTCATTTATAAATTATATCAAGCAGTTTATCCGCAAGACTTCGATCTATTTTATTTAATTTTAAAAATATTTCATAAGCTATGCCCAACGAGGTTTCAAAAGCTTTGTTTTACAAAGATGTAGTTTATAAAAATTGCTATCTTAAAAAGATTTCTTAAAAAGACAACTTAAAACAAGCTCAAATAAAAACTTCTTTGAGATGTGACCATTTTTTACACGTATCCCGAAACTACCCCAATTAGAATTTA of Desulfobacterales bacterium contains these proteins:
- a CDS encoding VWA domain-containing protein — its product is MLNFVRGQKIKLSDITKANLIQVGIFVNAPVSVTLDISCFGIDTQNKLSDDRYFIFYNQKSSPCGSIKSLGAVAGDNEQIQIDLSKLPSFINKLVFVITIDGNGVMSQINNGYLRLIEKSNEVMRFSFLGTDFQNEKAIIVGEIYLKDVWRFSAVGQGFNGGLSALLKHFGGEEITTPSHQPQSIKTTSTMPSSKPSTEDIKINKKVSLEKRLEKEAPHLVSLAKILTVSLEKKKLLDTTAKVALVLDASGSMSTQYSRGDLQLVLDKIVPLSVHFDDDGELETWAFAEKKKKLTSVTTKNVKKYVNKEWGGWGQWMRKLNASYNNEPVVMKEIVETYKNSKLPSYVIFISDGGVGYDNEIERIIVESSKYPIFWQFVGLGGSNYGILERFDTMKGRLVDNCNFFALDNIHSISNTELYEKLLNEFPDWLQNAQNKKII